The stretch of DNA GGTGATCAACTGGGAGGTGTAACTCTTGTAAGCCATACCTGAAGGGAGCGTATCGGTCATGGTGACGCCCCTTGAAGAACCAGGACCCAGGTTGGACGTGGTGATCTCGTAGTAGGGGTTTTGTGTGTCAAAATCCCAGCAGGTTTTGGCGACGCTGATGTCAGCCAACGGCTGCTCGATGCGCGCCCACAGGCAGGCATGATTTGCCGCGTCTTCCGCGGTGATAAAAGCAGCGGAAACAGCATTTGGGTCGTAGGACTCCCAGCATTCATCACTACCCAAACCCTTTGACGTGAAGCCGAGAACGTTGACCGTGTACGTTCCGTCAGAACATGTAAAGGTCGGGTTTTGCGGTGGAAATTCGATCGTCACCCTGTCGGGGCAGGGGACGTCATTGGGTGGATCAATTTCGTACTTGCACTCTCCTTCAGAATTAGAGGTCTCCTCGAGGACGAAATGAGGCGTAAAGGTGAAACTGGCTGGGACGGCAGGATTGCCGTCGTTGCAGGTTACCGGCACGGTGATTGTCAGGTCAACCCATTCGAAGGGATTGTCGGTATTGCTTTGCCCACTATCATCTGTTGCATAGATCTGGTTGTTGTAATGGGTGAACTGACCCAGCAGGAAAGGAGCCATGTGAACCGGTGTGAGCGGCCCGTTCACGCCGTCAAAGCCGAAACCGCTCTGATCAGCCCAGTCTGTGACTTCGCAGGAATAGGACTGCCAGGAGGAAGTGGGACTTAGACGATAAGCAGTGCGCCCATAACGCACCTGGTTTTCATCGTCGGTCGGTCCGGTCTGGACGCTCGGGTTCCAGTCGCTGTAGACCAATGGGGTATCGCCCGGACCGGTAGCCCAGCGGTCGCAGCGGGCGCCTTCGGTGCGGGTGCCGCCGGTGTCCTTCACCAGGACGATGGTGCGGTAGCTGTCCGATCTACTGAATGTCTGGTTTGCTGATAGATCCCAATTGGTATTATTACTCCTAAGCACATACACACCGCCATGGGCAAGCGTCGTATTATTGAGAGTCACCGTGGTATAGGTCCTATCATCGGTGAACAACAAGACTTTGTAATTCCTCAGTTCTACCGCATTGCCCGTACGATTGACAATTTCAATGGCAACTCGATCTCTCGAAAAAATTCCCCCATATACTGCGTACACATATTCTGAAAAGAATAAATCGGGTGCGTTGGTGCAGGTACTGGAGTGCGAGCCCAGACCGCTCCAGTCAACTCCCACCGAATCCCAACGGGCGGTGTTGGGCCAGGGAGGGGTGATGTTCTGCATCGGGGCGCAAATGGAGCCCTTCAGCCGGTAGCCCTGGTCTTGGCGAAGCGGAGCCCTTACACCGTTGCGCGCGTAGCCAATAATGTCTACGGGGTAGTAGTTACTGGTGGTGGTGACCCCATCCACATACCCCCACACGCCGTCCACGTTGTCAACGGTGAAAGCTTGGGACATGCCGGTCCCAATTAACGACAACAGGATTAAACAGCCTAAAATGATAAGAATTTTCTTTTTCACGATCTCTCTCCTTTTCTAATTAGGTCTTGGCGCATGATATTGGATGCCTCCCTTTGCGCCTGAATAAGAAGGCACATTTATTGCACTGGTAATTCTTAGAAAGAGGATATCATAATTCGTGTGGCATGTCAAGAGGCAATTTTTTAATTAACTTGATTATTAAATATTGTCTAAGAGGGAATGCCGAATTAAATGGAATTTTTATCACTGTAATCCTCTTTAAGCTGGCGCCGCGTCCCTCAGCCGACCGGCGCAACGTGCGCCTGTCAGGGGCTAACCCGGTCAGCTCAGCCTGACCCAGCCCTGTTGCTGCGCTGATAAAAGTTAAAGGGGGTCAAAATACCCGCAGGGCTGGGGCTGGGGAACGCCCGGCCTGGCAGCGCAAAAAGCCAGTTTGTTGTCGAGGTTGCCTTGAAAAACGCCCCCCGACCTGGCATTCCACTTGAAAGACCCGCTGCCTAAAAACCCGCTATAGTCTCCAACAGCCAAATCGCCCGCCGATTGCAAGGCGCCCGACAGGTTGAGCGTCAGACCCTGGGCTTCAAATTCGCCGAAAATTATCTCACCGGAAAGGGAGATGACCAGTTTACCGACCAGAAAGCTCCCGTCGGCTTGCTCCAGGTAACCGTTCCACTCTCCAGCCCAGCCGGTCTGCGGGGTGGGGGTCGGCGGGAGGCTGGTGGGCAGGGGAGGGCTGGTGGGATTGGCGCCGGGGGTGCGTGTGGGCGGGGCGGCGCTGGTGGGGTTGGCGACGGGGGTGCGTGTGGGCAGGGCGGTGTTGCCGCCGGGAGTGCGGGTGGGAAGGGCGGTGCTGCCGGGCAGATCAACCGGCGCATCGCCTGAGTCGGCTTCTGCAATTGGGGTGTACATCCCGGTGAGGCTTTCTTGCGATGCTGATGGCGCTTCCGGTTGTGCGAGTGAGGATGGCTCTTCGTTGTCAGCGTCGGCATCTTGCTGGTCGACGGGGTCATGGCTGGTGCCAATCGCGAGTGTTGGGGCGAGGGTTGGCGGTTCGGGCGCAGCAAGTGCAGATTCGCGCGCGTTGCGCGCGGTCTCCAATCCTAATGTCGCGGCGATCATGATCAGGGTCAACAGGCTGAGGGTGATGATCTGGTTGCGTTTCATGTTGATTTTAATTGTACTGTATGTTGTGGAAAAGGGGTAAGTTGAAGGCTGAAAGCTCAAAGCTCAAAGATGAGAGTTGAAAGCTCATCCCACTCACTGTGCTCGGTGACTGCGAAGCTGAAAGTTGAAAATTCAATGCTGAAAGGGGGAAAATGAAGACTTATGCACTTCTTGAAATAGCGTTGATTAATCCCTTTATCATTTTGATTATTTCAATGGCCTGTCTTTCAAGGTCATTAAATTTTTCCTCAGATAACCAACCAAGTTGTTGAAAAATTTCAAGCAAAGTCAATGTTTCGTAAATTGAACTACGAGAAATATACAAAAATTGGATGAACTCCTTTTTTGAATTCCTGCCTTTGCCCTCAGCGATATTCATTGGGATCGAAGTGACTGCAGATTCTAATTGTTCAATCATACGGAAGTGTTTACGGGGTGCATCTATCTCATCAACAGCTTTAATGACCAGGTTAGCTAAAACCATGCTCTTTTCCCAAACCTGTAAATCTCTATATGCGATTTGATCATGACGATTTGCCATTTTTTTAATCATTTACCTTTCAGCTTTGAGCCTTGAGCTTTGAGCTATCAGCTACCGGTTATCAGCTACCAACTACCGATATTACAACAATAAATCCGCTTCTTCATCTGATTGGGCGGGTTGGCGGCGTAAGAGGACATAGCCGACCAAGCCCAGCAGTGCGCCCCAGCCGGCTGTCAGCAGGTCGCGCCAGTCAAAGGGGCGGCGGGGGATCAGGATTTGAACGCCCTCGTTTGCCAGTGCAAACAGGAGGGCGAGCAAAAACACGGTCAGCAACACCAGGGCGCCGGGGTCTTTCGTCCACGCCAGGGCACGGACAAGAAACACCGCCAGGATAAGGTAGGCGAAAAGCTGGGCGATCAGGGTGATGGTCAACACAAGGTTGATGCCCAACAGGGTGATGCCGCGCAAGGTGCGGTCCAAGCCGAACAGGGGGTTGACGTTGCTGGAGGCGAGGATGATGATCAACATCCAGACAATAAGAGGAGTCCAGCGTTTACGGAGAAAATTGTTCATATATATATTGTAGCTCAAAGCTGAAAGGTGAAAGCTGAAAGCTCATCCCACTCGCTGGGCTCGGAGACTGCGAAGCTTAAGGCTAATATACAAAAATTAGATGAGCTCTTTTTTCGAATCCCTGCCTTTGCCCTCGGTGACATTCATCGGGATCGAAGTAACGGCAGATTCTCATTATTCAATCAGGCAGAAGCGTTTATGGGATGCATCTATCTCATCAACCGCTTTAATGGCCAGGTTGGTCAGAACCATGCTCTTTTCCCACACTTGTAAGTCTTTATATGCGATTTGATCATGACGATTTGTCATTTTTTCGATCATTAGCCATAGAAATCTCCGTTTCTGGCAACTTTCATTTCCCTTTCAGCTTTAAACTTATAACTTTGAGCTATCAGCCACTCCCTTCACCACGCAGGTGACCTGCTCTTCGGTCATGGTTGGAAAGAGGGGCAGGGTCACCTGGCGGGCTGCGACAGCTTCGGTGAGAGGCAGACGTGAAGAGAGCGCCTGGTTGTTTTTCGCATAGGCGTGAAAGGTGTGGACGGGCGGGTAGTGCCAGGAGGTCTGAATACCTTCTGCCCTCATCTTCGCCATAAAAGCCGGCTTGTTGACGCCTTCCGGCAGCAGGATCGGCAGGATGTGGTAGCTGGATTGGCCGCGCGGTTGGGAGAAGGGCATGCTGATCTGCGGTGCAGATTGTGCCAGTAGATGGCGATAGAGGGAGGTCAGCTCGGCGCGGCGGGCATTGCCAGCGGCGACTCGGGTCAGCTGCACGCGTCCCAGGGCGGATCGCAGCTCATCGATACGATAGTTGTAGCCCAGCTCAACCACATCATAGGTGCTGGCGTGCCCGTGGTGGCGGTCCCAGGTGAGGGTGGTCATTCCGTGGGAGCGTAGCAGACGAACTTTTTCAGCCAGCGCATCGTCATCGGTGACGAGCATGCCGCCTTCAGCTGTGGAGAGGTTCTTGTTGGCGAAGAAGGAATAGCAGCCCAAGTCGCCCCAGGTCCCCAGGGCACGGTTATCCAATGAGGCGCCGACGGCGTGGGCGGCGTCTTCGATCACCGCCAGGTTGTGGGCGCGGGCGATGGCAGTGATGGCGGGCATGTCGCAGGGGAAACCGGCGTAATGCATGACCATGATCGCCCTGGTGCGCGGGGTGATGGCAGCTTCAATTGCAGACGGGGCGAGGGTCAGCCAATCTTCAGATTCGATGTCGGCAAAGACGGGCGTGGCGCCGGTGTAACGCACGGCGTTGGCGGAAGCAACGAAGGTCAGCGCGGGGAGGATGACCTCGTCACCGGGACCCAGGTCGCAAGCCAGACAGGCCAGGTGCAGCGCGGCGGTGGCATTGGTCAGCGCCAGGGCATGTTTGGCGCCCACAAAGGCGGCGAACTCGGCTTCAAAAGCCTGGGTGACAGCGCCCATGGAGAGCCAGCCCGACCGGATCACCGCGGAGACGGCTTCTTCTTCTTCGGGGCCGTAGTTGAGATCAGAAAGGGGAATTTTCCAGTGCAATTTTTTTCAAGCCTCCATAAAGATAAAATAAATGACGGATGACCGAAGACCGAGGACGGAACAACCTCTCGTGAGGTTGATATTCCGCTTAGGAACCTTGAAGGCTCTCAGCTTCAAGGACGAGGAAAAAGGTGGAGGATGGAGCGGTAAAACCGAAGACTGAGGATCGATGACCGGTTGCTAGCTTCCATTTTTTTGCTTCCTTTATTTCATTGCTTTTTTAAACGCGGACAACTTGATGAAAAGTAGATGTCCTTGTTGGCGTAACGCATATATTTCATCTTTGTTAATATATCCAAATTTCTCAATGATATCCAGGCAAGCAATTGTTTCAAGATAGGATCGAATCGCCAAACCAAGGAATCTTTTTTGTTCAAGGTTGGATTGACCTGTAGAACCTTCAGCGATATTGAGGGCAATCGATGTGGCTACTCTGGATATTTGGCCAGTCAGGTTGAATTTTTCATGCTCAGGGAGCTTGGATTTTAGTTCATAAACTGCTTTTATATATTCCAGTGACAATTTGTAAACATCCAGATTCTGGAATTTATAAGATTCAGTCATAAACCCACACCGCTTTCGGTCCTCATCCTTTTGTTATCTGTCCATAATTGTTCTTCGGTCCCCGGTCTTCCGTCTCCGGTCTTCTGTCCCCCGTCTTTGTTCCTTATTACTCTCCCGGCAGGAATTGGGCGCGCATTTTCTCGAAGTCGCGGTTGGCCTGGGCATAGTCTTCAGGGTTGCCGAGGTCCATCCAGTAGCCGTTGAAGGGATAGCCGATCACTTTTTCGCCTGCAGCCAGCAGTTTGTGCACCAGGTCAGGGAAATCCAGGTATTCGTCTTTGGGGATGTAATCCAGCACCCGGGGTTCAAAGATGTACATGCCCATACTGACCTTGTAATCCAGCGTCGGTTTTTCGATATAACCGGTGACTGAAAAATCATCATCATTTTGCTGAACCACACCAAGATCAATGTGCAGTTGGTGCTGGTGCACGGCAAGGGTGCAGATGCCGCCCTGTTGGCGATGGAAGGCGAGAAAATCCTCGATATCCAGCAGGGTGAGCACGTCCCCGTTGCTGACCAGGAAGGTTTTGTCCAGGTTGGGTATCAGAGCCAGTGGCCCGGAGGTTCCCAGGGGTTTGGTCTCGTAGGAGTAGGTGATCTCGAGGTCGAATTGCTGGCCATCCTGGAAAAAGGATTGTATCAGGTGTGCCAAGTGCCCGACAGTTAAGATGACCTTATTGACGCCGCTGCGCTTCATTTGTCGCAGGAGGATTTCGAGGATGGCTTTGTCGCCAACGGGCATCATCGGTTTCGGGAAAACATAGGTGTAGGGGGCAAGGCGGGTGCCACGCCCACCGGCAAGAATAACGGCTTTCATAAGTTCACTCCGTGTTAGTTTATTGGTGAAAGCTCATCCCCTCACTGCGCTCGGGGACTGCGAAGCAAGAAGCTGAAGACCTAAGTGATTTGTAAAATGATATTGATTGAACCATTTATCTTTTTGATTATTTCAAATGTTAATTTTATAAATTCAAATTACTTTTTACCTGATAACCAACCAAGCGTCAGCAGATTTAAATTATTGCACAAGGCGGAGATGTTTACGGCGTGTACCCATCTCATTTACAGCTTTAATGACCAGGATAGCAAAAATCATGCTTCATTCCTGGACCAGTAAGACTTTATTTGCTATTTGTTTATGGCTGTTTGCCATTTATTCAATCATTGACCTTAGGATACTCTGCTGTTGGTCAATTTCATTGATTTTTGAGCTTTGAGCGATATGCTATCACCTATCATCTAACAGCGACAATCTAAAACTCATATTTCCCGACTCGATACAAATCCAGATGCTGGCGGATCCAGTCGATAGTTTGCTGCAAGCCCGTATGGATATCAACATTGGGCTGCCAACCGAGTAAGTGGCGGGCTTTGCGGTTATCGGACAGCAATCGCATGACCTCCGATTTCTCTGGACGTAGGCGTTCGGGCTGGACCTCGATGCGCACCGGACGACCAACCAGCTCAATGACCCGATGGGCCAGTTCACCGATGCTGACTTCGGCGCCATAGCCGAGGTTGATGGTCTCACCAGCAAGCCCGGGTGTTTGGGCTGCTTTGATAAATCCGTTTACCGTGTCACTGAGATAGGTGAAATCCCGTTTCGCGTCCAGGTTTCCCAGGCGGATCACATCCTGGGTGAGAGCCTGGGTGATGATGGTTGGGATCACCGCCCGTGCGGATTGACCGGGTCCATAGGTGTTGAAGGGTCGCAGAGTGACGGCGTCCACGTCAAAGGCGCGGTAATAACTCTCGACGAGTTTATCCGCGCCAATTTTGCTGGCAGAATAGGGCGATTGTCCCTGCAGAGGGTGATCCTCGTCAATGGGAACGCGCAGTGCAGTGCCGTAGACCTCGCTGGTGGAGGTATGTACCATGCGGCAGCCATGGGCACGGCAGGCTTGCAGTACGTTGAGCGTGCCCAGCACGTTGCTTTCGACCACTTCAACCGGGTGGAGATAAGAGTAGGGGATCGAGATCAAAGCGCCAAGGTGAAAGACGATCTCCATGCCATTTACAGCTTTCATGATTGCATCGGGGTCGCACAGGTCACCTGCAATGATCTCGACGCGCTGGCGGACATCGACTGGCAGTAATTGCAGCAAGCCGCTATCGCCGCGGGATGTATAGCGGACAAATGCGCGTACCCGGGCGCCCATTTCAACCAGCGATTGAACTAATGTGCTACCAATAAAACCCCCGGCGCCGGTGATTAAGATGGATTTTGCATTAAGAGATGTGTTCATGTGCTTTGGGGTTCTTCAGTTAAGGATAATGATTGTCTCAATACCGCAATCACATCGGGAACAACGATGGTATTGGCTTCGGTAGATTGACAGATAGAGAGTATCTTTTGGATGCGATCGGGTGGACAATTTGCAATGGCAAACAAGATCAACCCGATCTGATAGCGGGAAACCAGTTCCGGGATGTCGTCGGTGGTACCCAGAACCCTGTGGCTCATGATCTCAATATTGCGTTTCCGGGGGTCATCGTCAACGATGCCGATCACCGCGAACAGATCGCGAAAGGTGCTGCGCTGGAGCATCCAGAGGGTCAATTCTCCCAGCTCACCGGCGCCGACGATCAGCATGCGCTCACCGAAGGAAGCTCGATGACCGCGAAACAAGATCCAGCGGTTGGCCAGCCCGGTGAGGAGACGTTCTCGATAGCGAGCTGCCACCAGGCCGATGAAGACCATCACGCTCATCAGCCACATCAAGGCGAAGGGAATATGCGGTTCGGTCAGCCAGTAACGGTTGATCAACCAGACGATGACGAGGGTGATGCCAACAGAGATGGCAAAATCAAGCGTATAGGTGGGGCTGGCTCGTGACCAATCGATGCGATGCAATCCCAGTAAGCTGTTGATGATCGTCAGGAACGCGGAGGCCAGAAATGCACCCAGTAAAAAGGTCGGAATGCCCAAATTGATCACCGAACTCAGACGCCAGATCAGGCCGGATAATCCAATCATGAACAGGTTCACAAACAAATCCACAATGAACCAGTTTAGCACGCGATGGGTGATGGTATAGAACACTCCAGAAAAGAACCAGCGTTCTTTAACTTGAAGGCTGCGAAGTTTGGGAAGGATGACAATTAGTGTCATGAACAGCACGTCCAAGTCGTTGATAAAGGTGTGATTAGCAACGTAGAGCTGATCTAATCGTAATTTATCGGGCAGGATATCTTTCAGGTACGCATCCATAAAACCATCGCCGAATAGAAGCTTTTCTTCATCGCGATAAACAATTGTGGCCGGACTGGTGATACCTGGTTTTACCGAGAGGATTGTTTTCCGTTCTTCCGGGGACCATTTTTCAACAAATTGAGGATCTTCAGGTCGGGGACCGACCAGACTCATCTCGCCAATCAGGACATTCCAAAGTTGCGGAAGTTCGTTGACTTTTGTGGCTCGCAACCATTTACCGATTGGTGTGACGCGCTCGTCGTTGTTGATGGTGAGCGGAGAGCCCGCGTTGGTCCTGGGTTGGTCGTACATCGAGCGGAACTTTAACATCTGGAATGGCTTCCCGTTTTTTCCGACGCGTGTGGCTTTGTAGAATATTGGGCCGGGTGAGTCCAGTTTGATGGAGAGGGCGATCAAGATAAAAAAGGGTGAAAGGAACAGCAAGCCGAAAGCTGAAATAAAAAAGTCAAAACTTCGCTTGACGAAGGCGGTCAAGCCGCGCCGGGTACTCGGCAAAGCCTGACCGGATTTTGCTGTTTGAGTTTTAGTTGGCCTTTTTTTGTTGTCAGCTGTTTGCTTCATTGGTTTCGCTCCTGGAAGGCTTTGTATGGCATAATAAATTAATATTTGATGAAGCGATTATAACATAAAATAAGGAATAAGGCAGTAGTAGGGAGAGCTTAGAATTTAGAACTTAGAGCTGTGAGTCACGACCAACTTTAAATATGTAGCGCATTAGAAAATTTTTGCCTGATTGATTGAAAGAGATCATTGATCATTCTGGCAATCTCATTGGACTGTGTTAACAAGGGATTAAATAAATCTTTGTCAATCCATTTCCACATAATAAATATTTTAATCAATGTTAATGTGACAAAAAAAGATCCCCTGGCAATGTGAAGAAAACAAATTTTTAATTTGGCTCGTGTCTTTGGCTTCTAATAATGTTTTTCGGGATCAGTGTGGCAGCTGACTCAAGCTATTCGTAGAGTAGAGAATGTTGGCGTGAAGTATCCAGGATTTTAATTAATTCTATCACCCGATCTTCAAACAACATATTTTTTACCATATAATCAGTTTTTGACAATTTGACAAATCTTTAGCGCCCACTTCGATCAGGTTCCTTGGCAAAGTTTTAACATTAAAGCTTAACGTTCTCCACACTACCAGTCACAACCATTTATTTTTATTGCTTTGTAATTATTGCTAGATAATGGCTGTTGAAGACTTTAAGCGATTCAAGAATGACTGCTAAAGCCCAGGAGATGGGGACGATAAGGCGAGCAATAGGCGGAGCAAGGGTGATTTTGTGTAACTTAAATACACAGTTGCTGAATAAAATTTTTATCTCTTTGGGTTTGATGCCCGCGGTTTGCGGGTTGGTGGGGTTCCACCAGAAATCATACCAGAGGATGACGCCATCAGGTTTGAGTACCCGCAGCATCTCGGAAGCCATGTTGCGCTTGATTTGCGGGTCCAAAATAGAAGAAAATGCAGTAAATTGTAAAAGGATATCGAATTGAGCAGATTCATAGGGGAGAAATTGGCCATCAGCGCAAGAAATTTTTGACTCTGGTAAAGTTTGTTTTGCTAAAACCACGCGATCGAGCAATATATCAATACCTGATAGGTTTGATGCTGTTGCGCCATAGCGCAAGAATCCCAGCATGACTCCACCCCGACCACATCCGATTTCAAGGATTTTGGATTGGTTTAAGCTTTGAAAACCAAATTCTTTGAGACAAGACAATAAAGCACGTTCCTGGGATTGGAGCATGAAAACATAGGCAGGGTTTGAGAATGAATAAGTATTTTTGTAGTATGCGGGGTCCGCCCTGCGTTGATATTCTTTCTTTAATCGTTCAAGATCTTGTTGAGGCATGATCCTTAAGCTTTGTTGATAATATATTTTGCAAAGGCTTCAGTGATATTTGCTCTGTTATATAGCTTGATCGCTGTTCTCCTGCCATTTTCCCCAAATTGTGTTCGTAGTTTTTCATCCGCTGAAAGCTGCTTGATCGCATTCATCAAAGCTTGACCATCCCCAGGCGATACAGCCAGCCCAACCTTAGCAGAGGTGACAATCTCAGCCGGCTCACCATCGGCAATTAAAATGACAGGTTTTGCAGAAGCCATGGCTTCGTATAGTTTTGAAGGAACTGCTCCAGGAAGAGTGGTTTTGAGCGGAATCAAACACACATCGACTGAAGCCAAAATTTCAGGCATTTTCTTGCTAGCAACTGCGTCATGAAATTCGATATTTGTTAGTTCTAATTCTTGGGCTAATTTGATTAATAAGGATTTTTCAGGTCCATCCCCGATGAAAACAAATCGAATTCCTTCAGGAGCGCCTTTGGCGCAGTAAAGAATTTGACTCAAACCCTGTGCCAACCCGTGTAAACCACCATAAAAAAAGATCAGATCACCGTGGGGCGAAAATGATTTTCTAATTTCCGGACGGAAATTTTTGGGGTTAAACCGGACAGTGTCCACGCCATTAGAGAGGTGAAATAATTTAACCTCTGGGAAACGGGCATTAATGCAGTTAATAGTGGTTTTGGTTTGTCCGGTAACCAGCCAGGCTTTCCGATATATAAAAGCTTCCAGCTTCTCTGAAAGCGTCAGCGCCCATCCTGGTTTGACCGCGCCTAACCTTACGGCAGATTCTGGCCAAAGATCGGAGATATTGAAGATCCATTTGGCACGCTTCAGACGGCTGAGAAGATATCCGGTGATCCCCAGAAACAAAGGGGGACTTTCAGTGAGGATAAAATCCACCTTTTTAAACCCCCATATACCAAAGAAGAGCGATGAAAGTACGAAAGAAAAATAATTTGCTAAACGGGGTAGCATCGCGGTCTTTTGTGTGGGGAAAACCCAGGTGCGAAAAACAGGGATGTCAGAAATAGTTTCCTTTTTCCATAAGCCTCTGTAATCTGGAAATATTTTCCCCTTTGGATAACTTGGTAGGGCTGTGAGGACTTGGACTTCAAAACCACGCGCCTTCAGACCGGTTGCTAGTTCAGACAGCCTGGCTTGGGGCGCTCCGATTTCAGGTGGATAATACAGAGTGAGGAGTAGTAGCTTCATCAGTCATTGTTCTGTGATAAATTGCTGATTACAAATCTTCTTTTCCCACCTTTTGTTAAAGGGATTTCATCAACAATTTGGATATTGATTTTTAATTTACCAGTCCCCTTTTGCTTCAACGCATTGATTACACGTTGTTGTATGGTTGGATCAGAATTATCTCTCAGTACAATAAGTAGCAATATAGAATTAATGTCTTTTTGTACCACCTGAAATGAATCTATCTCAGAAAAATGCTCCAAAATGCCCGTAAAAAAGTGGACAATTAATCGGTTACCATCTGGTGTAAATATTACATCCGTATCTCGACCTTGAATCGATTTGATAAGGCCAAATGAACGCCCGCAACTGCACATCCCCGATTTTGGTGTAGCGATATCACCAACTTGATAACGAATTAAAGGCATAGGTCCAGGATGCAACCGAGTGATTATTACGCTCCCTGGTCTTCCATAGGGAACTGGGTCATTTCTTTCATCTAAATATTCAACAATTACGTCAAGATCATGTGTATGATAATGATTAGACGCACCACATTGCCCAGCGATATGAAAACCTTCCGCACAACCATAAGTATCAATGACCTTTGTGTGGAATACACTCTCGAGAGCATTTCGATAGTGAGGGAAAAGCGTATCCCCCCATGACACAATTGATTTTAAAGGCTTATTCCAACCAAGTCTATTTGCATATTTAGCAATTAAGTATA from Brevefilum fermentans encodes:
- a CDS encoding nucleotidyltransferase family protein produces the protein MKAVILAGGRGTRLAPYTYVFPKPMMPVGDKAILEILLRQMKRSGVNKVILTVGHLAHLIQSFFQDGQQFDLEITYSYETKPLGTSGPLALIPNLDKTFLVSNGDVLTLLDIEDFLAFHRQQGGICTLAVHQHQLHIDLGVVQQNDDDFSVTGYIEKPTLDYKVSMGMYIFEPRVLDYIPKDEYLDFPDLVHKLLAAGEKVIGYPFNGYWMDLGNPEDYAQANRDFEKMRAQFLPGE
- a CDS encoding DegT/DnrJ/EryC1/StrS family aminotransferase, with protein sequence MHWKIPLSDLNYGPEEEEAVSAVIRSGWLSMGAVTQAFEAEFAAFVGAKHALALTNATAALHLACLACDLGPGDEVILPALTFVASANAVRYTGATPVFADIESEDWLTLAPSAIEAAITPRTRAIMVMHYAGFPCDMPAITAIARAHNLAVIEDAAHAVGASLDNRALGTWGDLGCYSFFANKNLSTAEGGMLVTDDDALAEKVRLLRSHGMTTLTWDRHHGHASTYDVVELGYNYRIDELRSALGRVQLTRVAAGNARRAELTSLYRHLLAQSAPQISMPFSQPRGQSSYHILPILLPEGVNKPAFMAKMRAEGIQTSWHYPPVHTFHAYAKNNQALSSRLPLTEAVAARQVTLPLFPTMTEEQVTCVVKGVADSSKL
- a CDS encoding four helix bundle protein, producing MIKKMANRHDQIAYRDLQVWEKSMVLANLVIKAVDEIDAPRKHFRMIEQLESAVTSIPMNIAEGKGRNSKKEFIQFLYISRSSIYETLTLLEIFQQLGWLSEEKFNDLERQAIEIIKMIKGLINAISRSA
- a CDS encoding choice-of-anchor K domain-containing protein, translated to MKKKILIILGCLILLSLIGTGMSQAFTVDNVDGVWGYVDGVTTTSNYYPVDIIGYARNGVRAPLRQDQGYRLKGSICAPMQNITPPWPNTARWDSVGVDWSGLGSHSSTCTNAPDLFFSEYVYAVYGGIFSRDRVAIEIVNRTGNAVELRNYKVLLFTDDRTYTTVTLNNTTLAHGGVYVLRSNNTNWDLSANQTFSRSDSYRTIVLVKDTGGTRTEGARCDRWATGPGDTPLVYSDWNPSVQTGPTDDENQVRYGRTAYRLSPTSSWQSYSCEVTDWADQSGFGFDGVNGPLTPVHMAPFLLGQFTHYNNQIYATDDSGQSNTDNPFEWVDLTITVPVTCNDGNPAVPASFTFTPHFVLEETSNSEGECKYEIDPPNDVPCPDRVTIEFPPQNPTFTCSDGTYTVNVLGFTSKGLGSDECWESYDPNAVSAAFITAEDAANHACLWARIEQPLADISVAKTCWDFDTQNPYYEITTSNLGPGSSRGVTMTDTLPSGMAYKSYTSQLITTSGTIDQGTCSRAGQTVTCSLNTPLQDYSTDLQAKWVVRIYVTYAQGSDKTNTATVSALTADPYLTNNTATATCNPSAVSIIAFDAKSAEDGVLLTWETASELNNLGFNLYRATKPVLPGLKLNFNLIPSHNPGSTSGAVYEFLDATAVPGFEYFYWLEDVDFGFNPTLYGPISVTQ
- a CDS encoding VanZ family protein, translated to MNNFLRKRWTPLIVWMLIIILASSNVNPLFGLDRTLRGITLLGINLVLTITLIAQLFAYLILAVFLVRALAWTKDPGALVLLTVFLLALLFALANEGVQILIPRRPFDWRDLLTAGWGALLGLVGYVLLRRQPAQSDEEADLLL
- a CDS encoding four helix bundle protein, with product MCFLHIARGSFFVTLTLIKIFIMWKWIDKDLFNPLLTQSNEIARMINDLFQSIRQKFSNALHI
- a CDS encoding sugar transferase, translating into MKQTADNKKRPTKTQTAKSGQALPSTRRGLTAFVKRSFDFFISAFGLLFLSPFFILIALSIKLDSPGPIFYKATRVGKNGKPFQMLKFRSMYDQPRTNAGSPLTINNDERVTPIGKWLRATKVNELPQLWNVLIGEMSLVGPRPEDPQFVEKWSPEERKTILSVKPGITSPATIVYRDEEKLLFGDGFMDAYLKDILPDKLRLDQLYVANHTFINDLDVLFMTLIVILPKLRSLQVKERWFFSGVFYTITHRVLNWFIVDLFVNLFMIGLSGLIWRLSSVINLGIPTFLLGAFLASAFLTIINSLLGLHRIDWSRASPTYTLDFAISVGITLVIVWLINRYWLTEPHIPFALMWLMSVMVFIGLVAARYRERLLTGLANRWILFRGHRASFGERMLIVGAGELGELTLWMLQRSTFRDLFAVIGIVDDDPRKRNIEIMSHRVLGTTDDIPELVSRYQIGLILFAIANCPPDRIQKILSICQSTEANTIVVPDVIAVLRQSLSLTEEPQST
- a CDS encoding GDP-mannose 4,6-dehydratase encodes the protein MNTSLNAKSILITGAGGFIGSTLVQSLVEMGARVRAFVRYTSRGDSGLLQLLPVDVRQRVEIIAGDLCDPDAIMKAVNGMEIVFHLGALISIPYSYLHPVEVVESNVLGTLNVLQACRAHGCRMVHTSTSEVYGTALRVPIDEDHPLQGQSPYSASKIGADKLVESYYRAFDVDAVTLRPFNTYGPGQSARAVIPTIITQALTQDVIRLGNLDAKRDFTYLSDTVNGFIKAAQTPGLAGETINLGYGAEVSIGELAHRVIELVGRPVRIEVQPERLRPEKSEVMRLLSDNRKARHLLGWQPNVDIHTGLQQTIDWIRQHLDLYRVGKYEF
- a CDS encoding four helix bundle protein, whose product is MTESYKFQNLDVYKLSLEYIKAVYELKSKLPEHEKFNLTGQISRVATSIALNIAEGSTGQSNLEQKRFLGLAIRSYLETIACLDIIEKFGYINKDEIYALRQQGHLLFIKLSAFKKAMK